CCCCCGCAGCGGTACGTCCGCGGACCCACCCCCCACCCGTGGCCGGCCGCCCGCACGAAGGGACCGACATGGCTGTCGCGGACCCACCCCAGCTCGCCCTCCGGTACGGCCTCCGGCTGCCGACCGTTCCCGCCTCGGTGCCCGAGGCCCGGCGACGGGTGCGGGCCTGCCTGGCGGAACACGGCCTCGGTCCCGAGCACGCGCTGACCGACACCGTCCTGCTGGTCACCAGCGAACTGGTGACCAACAGCGTGCGGCACGCCGCCGCCCACTCCCCGGTGGTGGTGGTCGGCCTGACGGTGGGTCCGGACGAACTGGTGCTGGCCGTGCACGACGCCCACCCCTCCTGCCCCCGGGCGCTGGACGCCCCGCACGAGGACGGCAGCGGCGGCTGGGGGCTGGATCTGGTGGACCAGCTGGCCACCCTGGCCGGCGGCTCGCTGGCCGCGGTCCCGGACCGGGACGCGGGCGGCAAGACCATGGTGGTCCGCCTCCCGCTCTGATCGCCCGGCTGCCGTACGGCTCCCGGTACGGCTCCGGGGTGGCCCGGCCCCCGGACTCACGGGAGCCGCACGGAGGCCGGGCCCATCGGGTCAGCCGCGCGGGACGGCCACCACGTCGTA
The window above is part of the Kitasatospora sp. HUAS MG31 genome. Proteins encoded here:
- a CDS encoding ATP-binding protein, producing MAVADPPQLALRYGLRLPTVPASVPEARRRVRACLAEHGLGPEHALTDTVLLVTSELVTNSVRHAAAHSPVVVVGLTVGPDELVLAVHDAHPSCPRALDAPHEDGSGGWGLDLVDQLATLAGGSLAAVPDRDAGGKTMVVRLPL